The Mycoplasmopsis columbinasalis genomic interval AGCGTTGCAGAAGATGTCAAGAGTGGGTAAGGTTCTACGCGTATCTTCAAATTAAACCACATGCTCCACCGCTTGTGCGGATCCCCGTCAATTCCTTTAAGTTTTATTCTTGCGAACGTACTACTCAGGCGGATCATTTAATGCGTTAGCTGCGCCGATGAATTTTCCATCAGCTAATGATCATCGTTTAGGGCGTGGACTACCAGGGTATCTAATCCTGTTTGCTCCCCACGCTTTCGTCTCTCAGTGTCAGTGTATGTCCAGTTAGCTGCCTTCGCCATATTGGTGTTCTTCCTTATCTCTACGCATTTCACCGCTTCACAAGGAATTCCGCTAACCTCTACATAACTCTAGTATGCCAGTATCTAACGCGATTTGGGGTTGAGCCCCAAGTTTTGACGCCAGACTTAACAAACAACCTACAGACGCTTTACGCCCAATAATTCCGGATAACGCTTGCAACCTATGTATTACCGCGGCTGCTGGCACATAGTTAGCCGTTGCTTTCTAATAAGGTACCGTCAAGACCAAAGCATTTCCTCTTCGGTTTTTTCTTCCCTTACCACAGCAGTTTACAACCCATGGGGCCTTCATCCTGCACGCTGTGTCGCTCCATCAGACTTTCGTCCATTGTGGAATATTCCCTACTGCTGCCTCCCGTAGGAGTCTGGGCCGTATCTCAGTCCCAGTGTGGCGGTTCAGTCTCTCAACCCCGCTAAACATCATCGCCTTGGTGGGCCGTTACCTCACCAACTAGCTAATGTTGCGCACCCCGATCCTTTAGCGAACCCGTGAAGGTTCTTTTACATCTGCGTCATGCGACAAAGATGCGTATTTGATATTATCAGTTGTTTCCAACTGCTATCTCAAGCTAAAGGGTACGTTGAGTACGTGTTACTCACCCATTCGCCGCTAAGTTCCGAAGAACTTCGCTCGACATGCATGTATTAGGCACACAGCCAGCGTTCATCCTGAGCCAGGATCAAACTCTTGAAAAAAATTGACTGTCATGTTTATCTATATCTAGTTTTCAAAGAACAAGTGCTGTATAAAGCAGCTTTACTATTTTATCACAATTAAATTTTAACGAAAATAAATTTTCGAATTTTTTTGATATTCGGTTTTATTAACATTAAATTTAAGCTATACGCAAAATAGTTTAAGAATTATAGCACTTACTAATCTAAGACCAAATAATTTTTAAAATTTTTTACGCAGTAAAGTTACAAAAAAAGTAAACTACTTTTTAGCAGTATTATTTTATCTGTTTTTGCAAAAATGCGACACAAATTAATTGCTTTTATGTAAGTTTTTAACAAGAATTTTACAGGGCGTTTTGGTTTTAAATCGGTTTGCTCACTATATATAAAGATAAAAATAAAAAAATACACCGAAGTGTATTTTCAAAATTTGGCTTACCGCATCGATTTGTCATAAGGCAGACCAGCAGCAGCTGGAGCTTTGGAACGTTTGGCGGTAAAAATAATCACAAGGATGGTAATGAAGTAAGGTAAGGTAAGCACAATGTCAGAGAAAGGTGCAATTGATTTACTTGCGGGACTAATGTTGGCAACGCCAAGCATCGCAGCAAAGAAGAGTGAAAAGACTGCGATGTTCAAAATGTTTCATTGACCTGTAATCATAATTGCTAAAGCAAGATAACCAATTCCTTGCACATCTCCGTCAAAGGTTGTGCTTAGAGTAGTTGCTTGGCCAAAGAAAGTACCAGCTAAGGCAGCTAAACCTCTTGAAATCAAGACACTTTGTCATTTGTAACTGTTAACATTGATTCCGGCTGCGTCTGAAGCATTAGGATTTTCACCAACTGATCTAAATCTTAAACCTCATTTGGTTTTGTAAAGTAAGAATCAACCACCAAAAATAATAGCTAAAGTTAAGATTAGTTTTCAAGTAATAATCTCAAATTTAAATTCAGCTCCTTCGGCGTTTTGTGCATTAACAAAAATTCCGATTTCAGGTGTGTTGAGCACAAATTTTCTACTTTCGCCAAAAGTAACTAAAAGAAAAAGAGACACACCGGTAGCTAAAAGGTTAAAAGCAAAACCTGAAATTGTTTGTGAACTTTTGAGCTTAATAGTTGCAAATCCAAACAGCAAGGACGTGAGCAAACCAAGTAATAAACCAACAAGGGTACACAATAAAGTGTGCCCAAAGTTCTTTTCTGTATCAGTACCGAGCAAGTGCCCAGTTAAGGTATAACCTAAACACCCAAAAATCATCATTCCGTTAATAGCAACGTTAACAATCCCGGCGCGTTCAGTAAACATACCAGCAATTGCTGCCACAGCAAAAATGCAGAAATAAAGCATTAGGCTATAGTAAAAAAGTTCGCCTATAAACATACTTCCACCTTTCTTGCATTACTGTGTTTGCTATAAACTTCGCGAAGATAATTTTCTTTAATAAATGAGTAATTTGTTCTTGAAAATTCTTTGAACTCTTTTTTCTCTTTAAGTTTATTTGCACGATATTGCATTTTAATTTCACGCACTTGGTTACCATCTAATGAATTAACATATTGATTAAATGATTTACGCTCAAGTGTAACTTTTTCAAAAACGTCAATAATTTCACGATTCGTAAGTGATTCAACTTTTCGATCAAGTTGCACACCTTTTTTCATTGCTTTTTGTTGTTTTTCAACAAGTTTAGTATTGCTTGAAATTTTAAGCAAATATTCATTTTGTACTTTTTTAAACTCTTGTTTTGCTTGACGGATGCGTTGAGCTTTAGAAGTTGCTTCCACTTTGAATTGAGCATCATCAAAAGTTAAAACTAAGTTTTTGATTTTGGCAACATCTGCTTGGTAAGCTTTTTGAGCTGCAGGAACTTTGTTAGTTTTATAATCAGCCAAAATTTCTTGGTAAAGGCCTTTTTTATCAGCTAAACGAGCTTTTAGTTCAGTAATTAAGTTTTGTAATTCTTTAATTTCAGCTTCAGATTTAATTTCTCTTAAAGCTAATTCTTGATTAGAGTTTTGTTGAGCAGAAGTTTTTTGAGCTAATTTTTCATTATAAGCAATGTTTTTAGTATTTTGATTAACAATTTTGGTAAGTTTTTTTGATAAACGGGCTAAAACCAAATTGTTGTAGTGTAAGTCAGCTTTTTGTTGTTGTAAAACGGTAGCTAATTTAATCAATTCATTGTAATGTTCAATTTTGGCGTCAATTGAAGCAACTTTGATATAAGTTTTTTGTTTAGATGTATGATATTGAGCTATTTTTTTATCTTTGTTTTGGTCATTAATTGTTGCGTTTATTTTTGCTTTTTTCATGTTGTAACATTTGATGAGCAATAAACGATAACGAATTAAAAAGTATCTCTTAAGATTTAACACTCAAAGACGCGAGGAAATGTTTGAGATTCATTTTGTGACCGAATGAACTGGTTTAAACTCAATAAATAATTGTGAAAGTGCAACTAAGTAAAGAATTAAGGAAGTAATAAATGGAAAGTCTTCTTTTGATACACCGACACCTTGCAAGCTTGGTTGTACAAAGTAAAGAGCACCATAAAATGCGGCAACAAGAATTGTTCCTAGCGAGGAGTTGAGAGCAATTAGGGCAATTGCAATTCCTTCAAAACCAATGGCTAACGGTGAACGCGACCCTGCGCCAAGTGTATCTGCTAAATTATCAGTGAATACAAAATAGAAGAAACCACCAAGACCTGCTAAGGCGCCTGAAAGCGCCATCACTAAAACTGTTGATAATTTTTCATTAATACCGATGTATTGACCATTTGTTTTTGAAAGTCCGAGCATTTTCAATTTGTAACCGATATTAGTTGAACGATACATAAAGAAAAGCCCAATTCCAAGTAAAATGAAAATCACAGTGAATGAAATTCCATAAATATAAGGCACAACATCTGAAACGTTACCAGAAGAATCAAGCAAGGTGAAAGCATTTGGATTAATTCCACCATTGTGTGAGATTTCTAAGTATTTATTAATTTTATCTTCAGAATAAAGATGAACACTTGTACCTAAAAGGAATGAGTTAAGTTTTGCAACTATTCAGTTAAGCATAATAGTTGAAATTACTTCGTGGATGTTTAAATAAGCTTTTAGTGCTCCAGCAATTGAAGCAAGAACAGCACCGGCAATCATGCTCATAAATAGGAATGGAACTAATAAACCACCAGTAACAACACTTGTGTCAGTAGCAATTAAAATTGGGAAAATAACCGTTGACGCTATCATCATTTGGCCACTAATTCCAATGTTGAATAATCCTGATTTAAACCCGACCGCTGAGGCCAAACCTATAAAACCAAAAATAACAAAAAATGTTAAAAATTTAGCTTGATCTTTTTGCGAATTACCAACGCTTTGAGCAAGTGAGCCAATCACAGAAAAAGGATCTTGACCAGAGTTCATTCATATGAATAAAAAACTAAGAATTAAACCAAATAGAAATGCTCAAATTACGGAAGCTGTTTTACGAAAACCACTACGTGTGCTACCTAAGCGAATAAAAGCACTTGCTTTTTGACTTCAATCATTATATTTTTCGACAAATTTTTTGGCAAACGAAGCCATTACTCATCACCTCCTTTCTTGTGTGCCATATAACTACCAATTTCTTGGCGAGTGATATTTTTTGCATCTTTAACAGCAACAATTCTGCCCTCGCTTAAAACAGCAATTGTGTCAGCTAACGCAAGAACTTCATCAAGTTCATAAGAGATTAATAAAATTCCTTTACCACTTGCTTTTTCTTTCAAAATTCGGTTATGAATATTTTGAATTGCTTTAATATCTAAACCACGTGTGGGTTGCATAACAATAATAAAATTGTGCGGTGTTTCAATTTCACGTCCAACAATAAATTTTTGTTGGTTACCGCCAGATAATGAACGAGCGTGAGAAAGACCACCTAAGCTACCACGAACATCATATTTTTCAATAATTGTTTCAGTTTTTTTAGCAATATTTTTTGTCTTAAAGAAAGTCAATTTTTGAAATTCTGAATCTCAAAGCCTTCTTAAGATGGAATTTTCTTTAATTGAGAAATCTAACACTAAGCCGTGTGCATGACGATCAGTAGGAATATAAGAAATATTCTTTTGAGAACGAGCTTTAACGCCTAATTTTGTGATGTCTTCTAATTCACCTTTATCGTTAGCAAGTAAAATTTGACCTTGCGAAGGAAACATCATTCCTGAAGAAATTTGCTCAATTTCTCTTTGACCATTACCTTCAACGCCAGCAATAGCAAAAACTTCACCTGCATGTACTTTGAACGATACATCTTGCAAGTTTTTAGTTTCTTTCTTTGTTGAAATATTTTTTAATTCAAAAACAACATTTTTTCTTTCGCAATCAGTTGTGTTTTTAGTTTCAACAATATTTTCTCCAACCATAACTTTAACAATTTCTGACATTGGAGTTTCTTTAACATTAAAAGTGCCAACAGATTTTCCTAAACGTAAAACTGTTGCATAATCAGCCACTTGTTCAATTTCGTTTAATTTATGCGAGATAAAAATAATGGTTTTACCAACAGATTTAAAAATTTCAAAAGATTTTAATAAACCCTGAATTTCTTCATCAGTTAAGACTGCAGTTGGTTCGTCGAAAATTAAAATATCGTTATCACGAAATAACATCTTCATAATTTCAACTTTTTGTTGAGTTGAAACAGTTGCATCAGAAGTCATTTGGTTCAAATCGAAATGTAAATCGTATTCGTTTTGTAAGGCAACAATTTTTTTTGCGGCAAGACTATAGTCAATTACATTATGTTGTCCCAGTTCGTCGCCTAATATAACATTTTGTAAATTGTTATAAACTTTAACTAATTTAAAGTGTTGGTGAACCATTCCAATACCAAATTCGGCAGCATCATTAGGACTTTTAAAAAAGACTTTTTTACCGTTAACATAAATTTCGCCAGAAGTTTGTTCATATAAACCAAAAAGAATACTCATCAAAGTACTTTTTCCAGCTCCATTTTCGCCAATTAAAGCATGGATTGTCCCTTTTTTAACATTAAAGCTAACGTTATCGTTAGCTTTAATACCTGGAAATTCTTTTGTTATATGTCTAAACTCTATTGCATTTTGAGTTTGATTTATAATGATTGCAATTCCATTTTTTAAAATAATTAGTTAGAAGGCTTTTCAGAATTTGTTGGTGCGGCATTTACTGGAGTACCATTTAATGCATTGTCATAAATATTTTTTC includes:
- a CDS encoding ABC transporter permease; translated protein: MLYFCIFAVAAIAGMFTERAGIVNVAINGMMIFGCLGYTLTGHLLGTDTEKNFGHTLLCTLVGLLLGLLTSLLFGFATIKLKSSQTISGFAFNLLATGVSLFLLVTFGESRKFVLNTPEIGIFVNAQNAEGAEFKFEIITWKLILTLAIIFGGWFLLYKTKWGLRFRSVGENPNASDAAGINVNSYKWQSVLISRGLAALAGTFFGQATTLSTTFDGDVQGIGYLALAIMITGQWNILNIAVFSLFFAAMLGVANISPASKSIAPFSDIVLTLPYFITILVIIFTAKRSKAPAAAGLPYDKSMR
- a CDS encoding ABC transporter permease; translation: MASFAKKFVEKYNDWSQKASAFIRLGSTRSGFRKTASVIWAFLFGLILSFLFIWMNSGQDPFSVIGSLAQSVGNSQKDQAKFLTFFVIFGFIGLASAVGFKSGLFNIGISGQMMIASTVIFPILIATDTSVVTGGLLVPFLFMSMIAGAVLASIAGALKAYLNIHEVISTIMLNWIVAKLNSFLLGTSVHLYSEDKINKYLEISHNGGINPNAFTLLDSSGNVSDVVPYIYGISFTVIFILLGIGLFFMYRSTNIGYKLKMLGLSKTNGQYIGINEKLSTVLVMALSGALAGLGGFFYFVFTDNLADTLGAGSRSPLAIGFEGIAIALIALNSSLGTILVAAFYGALYFVQPSLQGVGVSKEDFPFITSLILYLVALSQLFIEFKPVHSVTKWISNISSRLWVLNLKRYFLIRYRLLLIKCYNMKKAKINATINDQNKDKKIAQYHTSKQKTYIKVASIDAKIEHYNELIKLATVLQQQKADLHYNNLVLARLSKKLTKIVNQNTKNIAYNEKLAQKTSAQQNSNQELALREIKSEAEIKELQNLITELKARLADKKGLYQEILADYKTNKVPAAQKAYQADVAKIKNLVLTFDDAQFKVEATSKAQRIRQAKQEFKKVQNEYLLKISSNTKLVEKQQKAMKKGVQLDRKVESLTNREIIDVFEKVTLERKSFNQYVNSLDGNQVREIKMQYRANKLKEKKEFKEFSRTNYSFIKENYLREVYSKHSNARKVEVCL
- a CDS encoding ABC transporter ATP-binding protein, with protein sequence MINQTQNAIEFRHITKEFPGIKANDNVSFNVKKGTIHALIGENGAGKSTLMSILFGLYEQTSGEIYVNGKKVFFKSPNDAAEFGIGMVHQHFKLVKVYNNLQNVILGDELGQHNVIDYSLAAKKIVALQNEYDLHFDLNQMTSDATVSTQQKVEIMKMLFRDNDILIFDEPTAVLTDEEIQGLLKSFEIFKSVGKTIIFISHKLNEIEQVADYATVLRLGKSVGTFNVKETPMSEIVKVMVGENIVETKNTTDCERKNVVFELKNISTKKETKNLQDVSFKVHAGEVFAIAGVEGNGQREIEQISSGMMFPSQGQILLANDKGELEDITKLGVKARSQKNISYIPTDRHAHGLVLDFSIKENSILRRLWDSEFQKLTFFKTKNIAKKTETIIEKYDVRGSLGGLSHARSLSGGNQQKFIVGREIETPHNFIIVMQPTRGLDIKAIQNIHNRILKEKASGKGILLISYELDEVLALADTIAVLSEGRIVAVKDAKNITRQEIGSYMAHKKGGDE